The uncultured Desulfuromonas sp. genome has a segment encoding these proteins:
- the flgM gene encoding flagellar biosynthesis anti-sigma factor FlgM — protein sequence MTMRIDGDKGLIQQNTIKKTQQQQGAKDTEKSTAGDKVSFSSVLQQAGQAQETSAPLTAQPLEGLSAPLLNAPAYVQDVSETQEAARSAKVEELKEQIADGSYQPDLKKVAGSLLKFIAEGRQV from the coding sequence ATGACGATGAGAATTGATGGCGACAAAGGGTTGATCCAGCAAAATACGATCAAGAAGACCCAACAGCAACAGGGAGCCAAAGATACGGAGAAAAGTACGGCCGGCGATAAGGTCAGCTTCTCTTCTGTCCTGCAACAGGCGGGCCAGGCCCAGGAAACCTCCGCTCCGCTGACGGCACAACCGCTCGAAGGACTGAGTGCGCCGTTGTTGAATGCCCCGGCCTATGTCCAGGATGTCAGCGAAACCCAGGAAGCGGCACGTTCGGCCAAGGTTGAAGAGCTCAAAGAGCAGATTGCGGATGGTTCTTATCAACCGGATCTGAAAAAGGTGGCCGGCAGTCTGCTCAAGTTTATTGCTGAAGGACGTCAGGTATGA
- a CDS encoding flagellar basal body P-ring protein FlgI, with protein sequence MRRVHVLTATLIFLYLLSQAAFASRIKDLADIEGVRNNQLVGYGLVVGLNGTGDSSSTEFTVQSLVNMMERLGMRVDRDSVKVDNVAAVMVTAELPPFAKAGSTIDVLVSSIGDADSLVGGTLLMTPLKGPDGNVYAVAQGALAVGALSFGGKAAKVQKNHPTVGRIPSGAMVEREVAFQLPHNRALNYRLRSADFTTVTRMADAVNGYWGQPLAHPIDSGSLQIIVADDYVNNLVEFIAQIEHLEVQPDMGAKIIVNERTGTIVMGEHVRLSTVAVSHGNLNLVISESAMVSQPGAFSQGQTTEVPQSDVTLAEDSGNLVVLPMGVSIGDVARALNAIGATPRDLIAIFQAIKAAGALHAELEIL encoded by the coding sequence ATGAGACGTGTTCATGTCCTGACTGCTACCCTGATTTTCCTGTATCTGCTGAGCCAGGCTGCCTTTGCCAGCCGTATTAAGGATCTCGCTGATATCGAAGGGGTTCGTAATAACCAGTTGGTTGGTTATGGTCTGGTGGTTGGTCTCAATGGTACCGGAGATAGCTCCAGTACCGAATTCACCGTGCAATCATTGGTCAACATGATGGAGCGCCTCGGTATGCGCGTTGACCGTGATAGCGTTAAAGTGGATAACGTCGCGGCTGTCATGGTCACGGCGGAATTGCCTCCATTTGCCAAAGCCGGTAGTACGATTGATGTGTTGGTCTCCTCCATTGGTGATGCCGACAGTCTGGTCGGCGGTACGTTACTGATGACGCCGCTCAAAGGCCCGGATGGCAATGTCTACGCGGTTGCGCAGGGCGCTTTGGCTGTCGGAGCCCTCTCTTTTGGCGGAAAGGCCGCCAAAGTGCAGAAAAACCATCCCACTGTTGGCCGGATTCCTTCCGGGGCCATGGTGGAACGGGAAGTTGCCTTCCAGCTACCACATAACCGGGCGTTGAACTACCGGTTGCGCTCTGCCGATTTTACCACCGTCACGCGGATGGCTGATGCGGTTAACGGCTATTGGGGACAACCTTTGGCGCATCCCATTGACAGCGGCTCGTTGCAAATCATTGTTGCCGATGACTACGTCAATAATCTCGTTGAATTTATTGCTCAGATTGAACACCTGGAAGTACAGCCCGATATGGGCGCTAAGATTATTGTCAATGAGCGCACAGGAACCATCGTCATGGGAGAGCATGTTCGCTTATCGACGGTTGCGGTCTCGCATGGCAACCTGAATCTGGTGATCAGTGAATCGGCCATGGTGTCTCAACCCGGTGCTTTCTCGCAGGGCCAGACCACTGAAGTGCCCCAGTCGGATGTCACCCTGGCTGAAGATAGCGGCAACCTTGTTGTTCTGCCCATGGGGGTCAGCATCGGCGATGTGGCCCGCGCGCTCAATGCCATCGGTGCAACCCCACGTGACCTGATTGCAATTTTTCAGGCGATCAAGGCCGCAGGAGCCTTGCATGCCGAGTTGGAGATTCTCTAA
- the flgA gene encoding flagellar basal body P-ring formation chaperone FlgA, with protein sequence MRNSRWFLQRLTVTAVLVGLVLSCFAVSSALAAERTIHHKDVQHSIDQYLAKVESRLQHVDYTFTPFAQMDPFTLPGGRLQVDVLPAVKNIIGSRHFTLIYRIEGRTVKSVTVRGKLLVKADVVVAQRALTRGSLVRREDVSLARLDVSRIREPIFSLDNVVGKLVVRNVRVGQAVEQKNVEIPPVVSKGGFVKIIARRGSMLLTAVGIALEDGKMGDVIRVQNNSSKKIVMAEVVGPDQVEVEF encoded by the coding sequence TTGCGAAATAGCAGGTGGTTTTTACAACGTCTGACGGTTACGGCCGTACTGGTCGGCTTGGTTCTCAGCTGCTTTGCCGTTTCATCGGCTCTTGCGGCCGAGCGGACAATTCACCATAAGGATGTCCAGCACAGCATTGATCAATACCTGGCCAAGGTTGAATCCCGCCTGCAACATGTTGATTACACCTTTACCCCCTTTGCTCAAATGGATCCGTTTACCCTGCCGGGTGGACGGTTGCAGGTCGATGTTCTGCCGGCGGTAAAAAATATTATCGGCAGCCGACACTTTACCCTGATTTATCGTATCGAAGGGCGCACGGTCAAATCGGTTACCGTTCGTGGCAAATTGCTGGTTAAGGCCGATGTGGTGGTTGCGCAACGGGCCCTGACCCGTGGCTCACTGGTGCGTCGCGAGGATGTGAGCCTGGCGCGACTCGACGTCAGTCGTATCCGAGAACCGATTTTTAGCCTGGATAATGTCGTCGGCAAACTGGTGGTGCGTAATGTCCGGGTCGGACAGGCCGTCGAACAGAAGAACGTGGAGATCCCTCCTGTTGTCAGTAAAGGGGGCTTTGTGAAAATTATCGCCCGGCGTGGTTCCATGCTGCTGACCGCCGTCGGCATTGCCCTTGAGGACGGCAAGATGGGCGATGTCATTCGGGTGCAGAATAACAGCTCGAAAAAAATTGTGATGGCCGAGGTCGTCGGACCGGATCAGGTGGAAGTGGAGTTTTAA
- a CDS encoding flagellar assembly protein FliW: MKKINSRFGEIEYDPASVLTFPEGMIGFESLHEFVVMPNEKDGPLFWIQSVEDPEVALVLTDPTNFFLDYKVVPEAHECEKLGIEEEGACFSLVVVTVPEDKKITLNLAAPILFAPETNRAIQVILEKSGYDIRTPLPLVEKAQTQNETAAQG, translated from the coding sequence ATGAAAAAGATAAATAGTCGTTTTGGAGAGATTGAGTACGATCCGGCTTCTGTTCTGACCTTTCCTGAAGGAATGATCGGCTTTGAATCGCTGCACGAATTTGTCGTCATGCCCAACGAAAAAGACGGCCCCCTGTTTTGGATCCAAAGTGTCGAAGATCCCGAGGTTGCCCTGGTTTTGACTGATCCGACCAATTTCTTTCTCGACTATAAAGTCGTCCCTGAAGCCCATGAATGCGAAAAACTCGGTATTGAGGAAGAAGGCGCCTGTTTTTCTCTGGTCGTGGTGACCGTGCCGGAGGACAAGAAAATCACGCTCAACCTGGCGGCGCCGATTTTATTTGCCCCGGAAACAAATCGGGCGATTCAGGTGATACTGGAAAAAAGCGGGTACGATATTCGAACTCCTTTGCCGCTGGTTGAGAAAGCACAAACACAGAACGAAACGGCCGCTCAAGGATAA
- the flgK gene encoding flagellar hook-associated protein FlgK, with protein MGLAAALNTGKTSLFASQKAIEVAGNNIANVNTEGYSRQNVVLGDIPSLEFGGFFVGTGVRVNNVEREYDVFINDQLLDKSQELGAEDAKSTPLSELERVFSVGDENLATEIDRFFDAWQELSANPSGEVERDIVIQRGELLAAEFNTVARDLDNVRGNINNTIASEIDGVNLKLNQIADLNVKIQNIEANGKSANSFRDQRDLLLQELTYSLGVQSYEEPSGAVNVQLPGGLPLIQNGTALELEATPQGEDLVLTLNIGESSFDVTGKNLGGKFKGLFELRDEFIPELKQNLDLTAYQMVQTVNELHAQGTGIDGTTGIAFFNTPGNHTSQGYADPADETAFAAGTITITVGDTEYSVAFPEDGDPTGSLNDLQSTIDNSAAAADIASEVRLQDDGTYVLMLTPKAAAAAKNIKIDMSGITGSYDAPEFSMPNISDLIAVSLQDTSKLAAGQTSAPGDNSNALAIAALKDQNTINGEDTFVSFYGKMAATVGIEASQNRLAQSGAEDSMTQLKNLRDGTVGVSIEEEMISLIKFQRGFEASAQLLSTVDELMVTVLDIVR; from the coding sequence ATGGGTTTAGCTGCTGCACTCAATACAGGTAAGACCAGTCTTTTTGCCAGCCAGAAAGCGATTGAAGTTGCCGGTAACAACATTGCCAATGTCAACACCGAAGGTTATTCGCGGCAGAATGTTGTTCTTGGTGATATCCCATCGCTTGAATTCGGCGGTTTTTTTGTCGGTACCGGTGTTCGGGTCAACAATGTCGAACGTGAGTACGATGTCTTCATCAATGATCAGTTGCTGGACAAAAGCCAGGAACTCGGTGCTGAAGACGCGAAGTCCACACCGTTGTCCGAGCTGGAGCGCGTCTTCAGTGTCGGCGATGAAAATCTTGCCACCGAAATCGACCGTTTTTTCGATGCGTGGCAGGAGCTCTCTGCCAACCCCAGCGGGGAAGTTGAGCGTGATATCGTTATTCAGCGTGGTGAATTGCTGGCTGCTGAATTCAATACCGTTGCACGTGATCTTGACAATGTGCGTGGCAATATTAACAACACCATCGCTTCCGAAATTGATGGCGTTAATCTGAAGCTGAACCAGATCGCTGATCTGAATGTCAAGATTCAGAATATTGAGGCCAATGGCAAATCTGCCAACTCTTTTCGTGATCAGCGTGATTTACTCCTTCAGGAGTTGACCTACTCTCTGGGCGTTCAGTCCTATGAAGAGCCTTCCGGGGCTGTCAATGTCCAACTCCCAGGCGGGTTGCCGCTGATTCAGAACGGGACCGCACTTGAGCTTGAAGCAACACCTCAAGGCGAAGATTTAGTTCTGACGCTTAATATCGGCGAGAGTTCTTTTGATGTGACGGGGAAGAATCTGGGCGGTAAGTTCAAAGGCCTGTTTGAGCTGCGTGATGAATTCATTCCCGAACTTAAGCAAAATCTTGATCTTACCGCGTACCAAATGGTGCAAACCGTCAATGAGCTTCATGCTCAGGGAACCGGTATCGACGGCACTACAGGGATCGCCTTTTTCAATACTCCGGGCAATCACACATCGCAGGGTTATGCCGATCCGGCAGATGAAACGGCATTCGCGGCTGGTACGATAACCATTACCGTGGGTGATACGGAGTATTCGGTTGCTTTTCCCGAAGACGGCGATCCGACAGGTTCATTAAATGACTTGCAATCAACGATTGACAACAGTGCGGCCGCTGCTGACATTGCGAGTGAAGTAAGGCTTCAGGATGACGGCACTTACGTGCTTATGCTCACGCCAAAGGCGGCAGCCGCGGCAAAAAACATCAAGATCGACATGTCCGGTATCACCGGCAGCTATGATGCGCCGGAATTCAGCATGCCCAATATCAGTGACCTGATTGCCGTATCCCTTCAGGATACCAGTAAGCTGGCAGCCGGCCAAACCAGTGCCCCCGGCGATAACAGCAATGCATTAGCTATTGCGGCTCTCAAAGATCAAAATACCATCAACGGAGAAGACACCTTCGTCAGCTTCTACGGTAAAATGGCTGCGACGGTTGGGATTGAGGCCAGTCAGAACCGCCTTGCTCAAAGTGGGGCGGAAGATTCAATGACTCAGCTGAAAAATCTGCGTGATGGAACGGTTGGCGTGTCCATCGAAGAAGAGATGATCAGCCTGATCAAGTTTCAGCGTGGTTTTGAGGCCTCGGCCCAACTGCTGTCAACCGTCGATGAATTGATGGTCACCGTTCTCGACATTGTGAGGTGA
- a CDS encoding flagellar basal body L-ring protein FlgH: MNIVMQRLWWSLIVLSSIAACAPVQPKDPDITKPVTVETPVIEAPVPQTPGSLWTTGNGSLFVDNRASRVGDILTVAIYEQAEASKEATTSTGRSTSASADLTSLFGLESKLANLNSAIDPANLVSAGYTNDFQGSGTTTRKEDLVATLTTRVVEVLPNGTLRISGSKSVTVNHEQQLIHLSGIVRQQDITPENLIDSKYVLDANIVYSGKGVIDEKQKPGWLLRLMDTVSPF; the protein is encoded by the coding sequence ATGAACATCGTGATGCAACGTCTCTGGTGGTCCTTGATCGTATTAAGCAGCATCGCTGCGTGTGCCCCGGTCCAGCCGAAGGATCCGGATATCACTAAGCCGGTAACCGTTGAAACGCCGGTGATCGAAGCCCCTGTTCCACAAACGCCCGGCTCGTTATGGACGACGGGGAATGGCAGTCTTTTTGTCGATAACCGGGCCAGTCGCGTCGGTGATATTTTGACGGTGGCGATTTATGAACAGGCGGAAGCGAGTAAGGAAGCCACCACGTCGACAGGACGTTCCACGTCGGCCAGTGCCGATTTGACCAGCCTGTTCGGCTTGGAATCGAAACTGGCCAATCTTAACAGTGCCATTGATCCGGCCAACCTGGTCAGTGCCGGTTATACCAACGATTTTCAAGGATCCGGCACGACAACACGTAAAGAGGATCTCGTTGCAACACTGACCACCCGGGTGGTTGAGGTGTTGCCCAATGGCACCTTGCGGATTTCCGGGAGCAAAAGTGTCACGGTTAACCATGAGCAACAATTGATCCATCTGTCCGGCATCGTGCGTCAGCAGGATATCACTCCGGAAAACCTGATTGACTCAAAGTATGTCCTTGATGCCAATATTGTTTATAGTGGCAAAGGGGTCATTGATGAAAAACAGAAGCCGGGCTGGTTGCTGCGCCTGATGGATACGGTTTCGCCTTTTTAA
- a CDS encoding mannose-1-phosphate guanylyltransferase/mannose-6-phosphate isomerase, protein MIIPVLLSGGSGTRLWPLSRSVHPKQLLPLTGQQTMLQQTALRLSDLDQVAAPIVVCNEEHRFMVAEQLRRIHQQPSAILLEPVGRNTAPAVALAALQALKQDANATLLVLPADHNIAHPEALCEAIRTLTEHVEQGMLATFGIVPTKAETGYGYIQKGASLPADSADKVSQAVFTINSFVEKPDSATAQRYVGSGDYYWNSGMFMFQAARYLEELERFEPAIVACCQKALNTAQKDLDFVRVGSDDFAGCTNISIDYAVMERVSDAIVVPLDAGWNDVGSWSSLWEIGDKDCRNNVIRGDVLTHDVSNSYLHGTSRLLSAVGVDNLIIVETADAVLVARRDRAQEIKEIVHQLVSQGRPEADTPQRVARPWGWYESIDHAERFQVKHITVKPGASLSLQMHHHRAEHWVIVRGTAKITRDDEVLTLTENQSTYIPLGTKHRLENPGKIPLELIEIQSGSYLGEDDIIRFEDNYGR, encoded by the coding sequence ATGATTATCCCGGTACTTCTATCCGGCGGCTCCGGAACCCGCTTGTGGCCGCTTTCCCGATCCGTACACCCCAAACAGCTGCTGCCGCTGACCGGACAGCAGACCATGCTGCAACAGACCGCCCTGCGCTTATCCGACCTCGATCAGGTCGCGGCGCCGATCGTCGTCTGCAATGAAGAACATCGCTTTATGGTGGCCGAACAACTGCGCCGGATTCATCAGCAACCGTCAGCGATCCTCCTCGAACCCGTCGGCAGGAATACGGCGCCGGCCGTTGCTCTGGCGGCCCTGCAAGCGCTTAAGCAGGATGCCAATGCCACGCTGCTGGTCCTGCCCGCCGATCATAACATTGCTCACCCCGAAGCCCTCTGTGAGGCCATCCGCACGCTGACTGAACACGTCGAACAAGGAATGCTGGCAACATTCGGCATTGTTCCGACGAAAGCTGAAACCGGTTACGGCTACATCCAAAAAGGGGCATCGCTTCCTGCCGACAGCGCCGACAAAGTGAGCCAGGCCGTATTCACCATCAATTCCTTTGTTGAAAAACCCGACTCAGCCACGGCCCAGCGCTATGTGGGCAGTGGCGATTATTATTGGAACAGTGGTATGTTCATGTTTCAGGCGGCCCGCTATTTAGAAGAACTTGAACGCTTTGAACCCGCCATTGTCGCCTGCTGCCAAAAGGCCTTAAACACGGCGCAAAAAGATCTGGATTTTGTTCGCGTCGGCAGCGATGACTTTGCAGGCTGTACCAATATCTCCATTGACTATGCCGTGATGGAGCGCGTGTCTGATGCCATTGTCGTACCGCTGGATGCGGGATGGAACGACGTCGGGTCCTGGTCCAGCCTGTGGGAGATCGGCGACAAGGATTGCCGGAACAATGTCATTCGCGGCGATGTGCTGACCCATGACGTCAGCAACAGCTACCTGCACGGTACCAGTCGCCTGCTGAGCGCGGTCGGCGTTGACAACCTGATCATTGTTGAAACGGCCGATGCCGTTCTGGTCGCTCGGCGCGACAGAGCCCAGGAGATCAAAGAGATCGTTCACCAACTGGTTTCTCAAGGCCGCCCGGAGGCCGACACGCCGCAGAGAGTAGCCAGGCCGTGGGGATGGTACGAGAGCATCGACCATGCCGAAAGGTTTCAAGTCAAGCACATCACGGTAAAGCCCGGAGCCAGTCTGTCGCTTCAAATGCATCATCACCGCGCCGAGCACTGGGTCATCGTTAGAGGCACGGCAAAAATCACTCGAGACGATGAGGTATTGACGTTGACGGAAAACCAGTCGACCTACATCCCTCTGGGAACGAAGCATCGCCTGGAAAATCCCGGAAAAATTCCTTTGGAATTGATCGAGATTCAATCCGGCAGTTACCTGGGCGAAGATGACATCATTCGCTTTGAAGACAATTATGGCCGCTAA
- a CDS encoding flagellin yields MALTINTNVMSLNAQRNLGVSQNELAQSMQRLSSGLRINSAKDDAAGLGISDRMTAQIRGLNQAARNANDGISLAQTAEGALQESTNLLQRMRELAVQSANDTNSASDRASLQAEVDQLKQEMSRIANTTTFNGKNLLDGSLSSAQFQVGANANETISFGIQSAQSDNLGANLLTTDNDAGIEAAVQSGGQIVAGGAVGDFGAVLPYLKDETFTVTDADGVSSTLVALSSEPDVGTIVDEINAADAGVSASGFNEIVLSGFSGSLLANGDTIDIHNENSDVGTVSLVAGTDFTIADGTLLSSGLTKLEAEGYEAEYDADADTITLSIEKADNITVVVEDQDDVVGNIDVTGLAGGAAANAIDTNTPTVVTAQGTLTLSMDEGVSVSSDVTDGSGLFGATQFDADGELITVGGNAVEAQTLTIVGPEGSAPSVSIAQNATANAIATAVNAESATTGVSATASTEATLSGLSANGTVTFGLKGQGNSVVEISATVTSDDLSSLAQAINDNSGTTGISAEISGSNNEIILTQASGYDINIQDFTHSDTDTQTIDFTGGQGTALTLTDDGTGVYDSGTVGGEVTFSASDHFNITSSLAAVSGSIFATDAGAANTSELSSIADLDISTVEGSADAIVAIDGALAQIDTLRGDLGAVQNRFESTIANLQNVSENLSAARSRILDADISQETSNMTKQNILQQAGVSILAQANQAPQLALSLLG; encoded by the coding sequence ATGGCATTGACCATTAATACAAATGTCATGTCTCTTAATGCTCAACGCAACTTGGGGGTATCCCAAAACGAACTTGCACAATCCATGCAGCGCCTGTCCTCAGGTCTGCGTATAAACAGCGCAAAAGACGACGCCGCCGGTCTGGGTATTTCCGACCGTATGACCGCCCAGATTCGTGGTCTGAATCAGGCTGCCCGCAACGCGAATGATGGTATCTCTTTGGCGCAAACCGCTGAAGGTGCCCTGCAAGAGAGTACTAACCTGCTGCAGCGTATGCGTGAGCTGGCTGTTCAGTCCGCCAACGATACCAACAGCGCGTCTGACCGTGCCTCCCTGCAAGCTGAGGTTGATCAGCTCAAGCAAGAGATGAGCCGTATCGCAAATACCACCACGTTTAACGGTAAAAACCTGCTGGATGGTTCTTTGAGCTCAGCTCAATTCCAGGTGGGTGCGAACGCCAATGAAACGATTTCTTTTGGCATTCAGTCTGCTCAATCCGATAACCTCGGCGCTAATCTACTTACAACAGACAATGATGCCGGGATTGAGGCCGCAGTACAATCCGGTGGCCAGATAGTTGCAGGTGGCGCTGTTGGCGATTTTGGTGCGGTTCTCCCTTATTTGAAAGATGAAACATTCACCGTTACAGATGCCGATGGTGTTTCAAGTACTCTTGTTGCCCTTTCTTCCGAGCCCGACGTTGGTACTATCGTAGACGAAATCAATGCCGCTGATGCGGGTGTCTCAGCAAGCGGTTTCAATGAAATTGTGTTGTCTGGTTTCTCTGGTAGTTTGCTAGCCAACGGAGATACCATTGATATCCATAACGAAAATAGTGATGTCGGTACTGTTTCTCTGGTTGCCGGCACTGATTTTACGATCGCGGATGGGACCCTTTTGAGTTCTGGTTTAACCAAGCTTGAAGCAGAAGGTTACGAAGCCGAATATGATGCTGATGCCGATACGATCACCCTAAGTATTGAAAAAGCTGACAACATAACAGTGGTGGTTGAAGATCAAGATGATGTTGTTGGTAATATTGACGTTACAGGATTAGCGGGGGGAGCGGCAGCAAATGCTATAGATACAAATACGCCAACCGTTGTAACCGCCCAAGGGACGTTAACCCTGTCCATGGACGAAGGGGTTTCTGTCTCGTCCGATGTAACAGATGGTAGCGGGTTATTTGGCGCAACCCAATTTGATGCTGATGGTGAGCTGATTACTGTCGGAGGCAATGCTGTAGAAGCACAAACTCTGACCATTGTCGGCCCTGAAGGCTCCGCTCCGAGTGTCTCTATTGCTCAAAATGCTACCGCCAATGCCATTGCCACAGCCGTTAATGCAGAGTCTGCTACCACGGGTGTCAGCGCAACTGCTTCGACTGAAGCGACCCTTTCCGGTTTGTCAGCCAATGGTACGGTTACTTTTGGTCTGAAAGGCCAGGGCAATTCTGTCGTCGAGATCAGTGCAACGGTTACCAGTGATGATTTGTCGTCTTTGGCACAAGCTATTAATGATAATTCCGGCACCACAGGGATTAGTGCGGAGATTTCAGGCTCAAACAATGAGATTATTCTTACGCAGGCCAGTGGTTATGATATCAATATTCAAGACTTCACTCATAGTGATACCGACACCCAAACAATTGACTTTACCGGCGGCCAAGGCACTGCTTTAACGCTTACCGATGACGGCACAGGCGTGTACGACTCTGGAACCGTTGGTGGCGAGGTGACCTTCTCGGCCTCTGATCATTTCAATATTACAAGTAGTCTTGCTGCCGTTTCGGGGTCAATTTTTGCTACGGATGCCGGCGCAGCAAACACCAGTGAGCTGAGTTCTATTGCTGATCTGGACATCTCGACAGTTGAGGGCTCTGCAGACGCAATCGTTGCCATTGACGGTGCTCTTGCTCAGATCGACACCCTGCGTGGTGACCTTGGTGCGGTTCAGAACCGTTTTGAATCCACCATTGCCAACCTGCAGAACGTCTCTGAGAACCTGTCTGCTGCGCGCAGCCGGATTCTCGATGCGGACATCTCTCAGGAAACCTCTAACATGACCAAGCAGAATATCCTGCAGCAAGCGGGTGTTTCGATCCTGGCGCAAGCCAACCAGGCACCGCAACTTGCTCTGTCTCTGTTGGGGTAA
- the flgL gene encoding flagellar hook-associated protein FlgL, whose translation MKTTQATTFRSLNSELNKINNQLEDLRIQEATGKKLNRPSDDPAAIRPVLSSRSQIRATDRYISSLSTAIDRLDNQDSYLDQVENLMVSAKEVTINAINGAMSDVDLNSLADQISYIKEEMLSVANAQVGGQYIFAGFLEDTQPFVQNGDIVSYQGDGETKQLESAPGEYIATNLAGSQIFQGLKDTNDDGVLEATGLDLFATLTDLERAIRGQSGSIYNGSTMISSDLVTTGTDGDPIALVDDGTGVPLVDINGDQVSYTTSDGNAINLQPVMGVDGHPLTIEEYNAQFPPGITDYDTNPISDLTQPMYVNSDGTIPEYNNSGEPVLRYESAVGVFTEVSLLNADDTPMQLRPVPELNDLLTTLESGADQVRTDRGRLGNNAARLERSKEHLESVSIDLQQILSRYEDVDIIDVITEITQTETALEAALSVTGRVGQLSILDYL comes from the coding sequence ATGAAAACAACGCAAGCGACAACATTTCGTAGCCTGAACAGCGAGTTGAACAAGATTAACAATCAACTCGAAGATTTACGTATTCAGGAAGCCACAGGTAAAAAGCTGAATCGACCCTCCGATGATCCAGCCGCCATCCGACCGGTTTTGTCCTCCCGATCGCAGATACGTGCAACGGATCGCTACATCAGTTCCCTTTCCACGGCCATTGATCGCCTCGATAATCAGGATAGCTACTTGGACCAAGTAGAAAACCTGATGGTGAGTGCCAAGGAAGTTACCATCAATGCCATCAATGGAGCTATGAGTGACGTCGATCTCAACAGCCTTGCAGATCAGATCAGTTATATCAAAGAAGAGATGCTCAGTGTTGCCAATGCACAAGTGGGTGGACAATACATCTTCGCTGGTTTTCTTGAAGATACACAACCCTTTGTTCAAAACGGCGATATTGTCTCATATCAGGGAGATGGTGAGACAAAACAGCTTGAATCCGCCCCAGGGGAATACATTGCGACAAACCTGGCCGGCAGTCAGATATTTCAAGGGTTGAAAGATACCAACGACGATGGGGTTCTTGAAGCAACCGGCTTGGATCTGTTTGCCACATTAACGGATTTGGAGCGAGCTATTCGCGGTCAAAGCGGCAGTATTTACAACGGCTCGACAATGATTTCATCTGACCTTGTCACGACGGGGACAGATGGTGACCCTATTGCTCTGGTTGATGATGGAACTGGTGTGCCCCTCGTGGATATCAACGGAGATCAAGTCAGTTATACGACCAGCGATGGCAATGCGATCAATCTTCAACCCGTTATGGGCGTTGATGGTCACCCTTTGACAATCGAAGAATATAATGCGCAATTCCCTCCCGGGATCACAGATTATGATACGAATCCTATTTCAGATCTTACGCAGCCCATGTACGTGAATAGTGACGGCACGATCCCTGAGTACAACAACTCAGGTGAGCCCGTCCTGAGATATGAAAGCGCCGTTGGCGTCTTTACGGAGGTTTCACTCCTTAATGCTGACGACACGCCCATGCAATTGCGTCCCGTTCCGGAACTCAACGATTTACTCACAACCCTTGAAAGTGGTGCAGATCAGGTACGGACTGACCGGGGCCGTTTAGGGAACAATGCGGCACGGCTGGAACGCTCCAAAGAGCATCTTGAATCGGTAAGTATCGACCTGCAGCAGATTTTATCGCGCTATGAAGATGTCGATATTATCGATGTGATTACCGAGATTACCCAGACAGAAACCGCCTTAGAAGCGGCATTGAGCGTCACTGGCCGTGTCGGGCAACTGTCAATTCTGGATTATCTGTAA
- the csrA gene encoding carbon storage regulator CsrA, whose translation MLVLTRKAGEGIVIGDDIKIQVVEIKGNNIRLGIDAPRNKKIYRQEVYDQILEQNRAATSWNLEDLNSLVQSRQAPKEEK comes from the coding sequence ATGCTGGTATTGACCAGAAAAGCCGGTGAAGGAATTGTCATCGGTGATGATATTAAAATACAGGTCGTCGAAATCAAGGGCAATAACATACGCCTGGGAATCGATGCACCACGCAATAAAAAGATTTATCGTCAGGAAGTGTATGATCAGATTCTTGAACAGAACCGTGCAGCCACAAGCTGGAACCTCGAAGATCTGAACAGTTTGGTACAGAGCCGCCAGGCGCCAAAGGAGGAAAAATGA
- a CDS encoding rod-binding protein, whose product MNLHVDPRMYTNQNTGLSNTSSSQQGGQLKKTCEEFEAVMVQMMFKAMRGAQPEGGLFEKDTASEVYQELFDGEVAREMAHIQSMGIGSKLYEQLSKE is encoded by the coding sequence ATGAATCTTCATGTTGATCCACGCATGTACACGAACCAGAATACCGGCCTGAGCAACACTTCTTCTTCGCAACAGGGCGGCCAGCTGAAAAAAACCTGCGAGGAATTCGAAGCGGTGATGGTTCAAATGATGTTCAAGGCGATGCGTGGTGCCCAACCGGAAGGCGGGCTGTTTGAAAAAGATACGGCCAGTGAAGTGTATCAGGAGCTTTTCGATGGAGAAGTGGCTCGAGAAATGGCGCATATCCAGAGCATGGGCATCGGCAGCAAACTCTATGAGCAGCTTTCAAAAGAGTAG